In Vicia villosa cultivar HV-30 ecotype Madison, WI unplaced genomic scaffold, Vvil1.0 ctg.003419F_1_1, whole genome shotgun sequence, the sequence tcttcttctctacttcggttttttgcttttctattttgtTCTCTATCATATTCTTCTCCGTGCAttgtttttctcttttgttttcaagttgttttttctttcatatcattgttttttattcctttcttttaaaatatattgatttGGGACTAATATATGTAGATTATTCATATAATTAGTCCAAAAAGTTATTTAATCTACATCAAATATATAGGTAAATTATTCATATAATTAGTCCAAAAAGCTATCCCGCTATCCCATTTTTGGGGTGCCTCTCCGCTAAGCTATCTGGGATTAATAACTCTGGGATGGACACTACACGAGTTGCAATGTTAGCACAAGTGAATAGTTTAGAGAAGAATTTGGAAATGAGAGACGAAGACTCTTGAATTTCTCGGATAAGAATTGCCATGGAACCATATACTTTCCCTTTCCTTAATTTCTCTATACGAAGTGTACAAAGAAGTTACTATTTCAGAGAAATATTTACCATAGAATGCTCCTGAGGATTCGCAGAAGTAGCAGTAGAGAATATAAAAGAAGGAACAGCTCCATATACTGCAATTGTAATGGAGATAAACTGCATTGacatttcaatttaaaatttaaatagaaGTATAGAACAATAAATATGAAGACATTTCCTGAAGCTTAACAAACCATGTGAGCAGAGTCGCTTAAGCCTCCTTAATATAAGAGCTGTATGACATCCAAATGTCCCCTTGTAGGTATGAGTTTCATCAATTACCAGAAACCTAAAAGGTTAAGAGTGAGTATACCTCTCCGCAGTAACAATCCATTAAGAATTATTCCATATAAAAATCAAACTAATTTAGTTTTGATAATCTGATTGAATATACCATAAAGATTACCTTAGATTTGATAAAATCCGGCCAAATAGCCGATGGTGGGGCAAGATTGATATATGTAGCATATCTGGATTTGTGATTAACTGcggtatatataatataaaatgaaGCATTTTTCATCATAATTTGTCCAGTCTACAGAAGAAATAACCTGTTACTTATTATATTACCAGTCTAGAATGATCACGTAGCCGTGTCCTTTCGCTATGAGAAGTGTCACCATCATATATACCAATATTTAAGTCGGCATCAAATTCTTTTGTCATGTGTAACAAAGACCTTAGTTGATCTTGAGCTAACGCCTACCAGCATGGAATAATTTAGTTATAGTTACAACAACCTCTGGGCAAAAAATAGTGAGGGAGACGAAGACAGGGAGATTATGACTATCTCCAAGCACTTAGAAtttagaataaaaaattaaatagcaGACTGAAAACAAACCTTTGTTGGAAATATGTACAACGCACATGAGGATGAATTCTTAAGCAACTCTTCTAGAACAGGCAGGTTGTAGCAAACAGATTTGCCACTAGATGTCATTGTAGCCACAACAACATTCTTCCCAACAAGGGAGGCTTCAATAGACTCTGCCTATGAAAACCATGCAGCAAAATATACATTAGAAACTATAATCTACAAAGGCACAGTTTGACATATTCAACTCATACCTGATGACTATACAATTTGGAAACTCCTATATAATCTAGTGCAGATCTCATTTTTTCTGATAATTCAGCGGGGATCTCACTGTAAATGGCTTTTCTGGCACATATATCTTCAATATGCACAATCTACATTAACCACACATTTGTAATTTAGCGTTAACTAAGTCAtgtcttgatacattttcattAGTGGTATAAAGAACATCAAGTTGGATTATAAATTGTTAGAATAGTTGTAAATAAGATAATTATGTACTTCAAAAAATTAGAGAAATTACAGTAGTTGTAATCAAGACTCtacatatattattattattcactGGTGTCTAATTGAGACGAAACAATTCACTCATATTTTCTCGTTTTCACTTTCTCAATATGGTATTTAAAGCCCGGTCTGAAACTCTATTCTGTGTGCTCACCCAGCGAACCCAAAGTCCATGAGAGGACGGACACATTTAGATAGATTTCCATTTCATTAAGGAGAAGTCCTAATGGGAGACATAATAAAAAGCTTTGTAAATCCAAATTACCAACCAACAGATGTCCTCACTAAGTCATTGAGGTTCTCGGATTTATTATACGTCTAACAAGGTTGGTGTATATAATTTATACACTCCATTTTgagtataaaaaaatttgtaaatagGGTCATTATGCTAATGCAAAAATTatgatatatataaatatatattgtgtGTCGGTATATATTATTTGTGTGTGCTATCCAGTGTGTTGTTGAGACACGCAGATTAATTGAAATGTTTTCTCATATTCATTTTCAACATAAACattattgattatatattttacagTAGATTATAGGCACCATATCCAGCAAATCATGGGAAATTAAGGACTTCATGTGTTATATTTCCAAAAGCACAAAACACTGATCACAGTAAAAAAGAGAAGACCTGTCCTTCAGATCCAATTCCTTTCTTAAGATGTTCAACCATGTCCACAGCCATTAATGACCTTGTGTCCTGCCAAGCCAAGAATTAAGTGATATGAACTAGCGCTGTACATTCTATCATAAAAGCATATTTTAAACATCTATGGATTGCAGCAGAAAAGTATGTACGGCTTGAGCAACACGGAGAAAAGAAGCTAAAAAGTATGGttgaattatttttttcataattcatATACTAGTTTACCAGCAATATAATTGACATGAAAAAATTGCTCACACCCATATCTTTAAATATCGACCAAGAGGcttgaattttgaattcttaCCCCAGCCGTGTTATTTTGGCTTGAATAGGGTAATGATTACCAAACATTTGAATTATTAAAAATAGCtttagatttaaaatataaaacCAACATTTAATTTTCCTCTAGTGCTCTTTATCTTTATGTTTATTGATAAGCTTTCATTATTTGATGATATGCATAGAACAAAAAAATTAAACTGAATATTCCATCACAAGATGAATACATACATGACACCCAATGCGGTCCATGTCAGATCTTGAGGAAGTAGAACTTCTCTTTACACGTTTTGATTTGTTTTCTTTCCTGGTAAAATCATGGTCCTTGACTGCTGCAAGCAGTTCTTCAAAGGAAATTCTCGCACTCATCTCATCTCCAATTTCAAACTGCACATAAGATTGATGGCAATGCACATTATTCAACATTATAAAGATTACTGACATGAGCAGTTTATTTGATCTTACATTTTTACGTTTTATTTTAGTCAGTTATATTTGAATTTAACATGTTGTTCTTTATATAAAGTAGTCACACTTGCATAACTAGCATGTTACTTTATAATGAGCTTTGCACAAAAGTTTATTTGAGCCTTCAAAAACTCGGCTAAGTTTAGTAAATGCTTATAAACCTAGTATAAATAGTCCTAGTCCTTTGGACATGTACTTAGAATCTTTAAGCTGTCATATCTTATCACCATTTCAAATCCAACTGGTTTTAAACCCAAGAACCCCTCTCTTTTATCTATCCACTTCAATTTATCAAGTCCGGTCATACCCAAATTTCATGGTTTAGGAAAGAATTTTGTATGTCATCCAACAATTTCAGTTATAAAAATCAACTACCATGCTGATGAAATCGTAATGCCCAATTATACAAAGCTTTTTCTTTGCTAGTGAAAGTTGTAAATTTATAAATGTTAAcagttattataataattttctaAAATAAGACCCTAGTATGAATGAGTTTACAATAGACTATTCATACTGGTTGATCTAAAAAGAAAAGTACCTGAAGCTGTTCAAAAGCCCACCCTAGACATTTTCGGAAAGAGCATTCCCTTCTCTTTAATGTACTGACAATCTTTGAAACATAAAGCGGCCTGCGAGCTATTAAACAGAACATGTCAAGCAAAATAGAAAGAGAAAAAAGTATCCTTATGAAAAAGAATATCACTGCATTTTGCAAAACAACAGTGCACATCTTAGATATACCTCTTTTAAGATTATCTTCAATTTGATCTTCATTGTTACTTGAATGATTTACTACAACAATGACATCGCCAAAACTTGCCTTCTCTATGTCATCTACAAAACAAACTAGCTGCAAGGGATTCAATCCATAATTTAGAGCACATAATGAAAGCCTGCAAAAATGTTATTTCACATAAAAGTATATTTCAAACAAGATAAATCAACCAATTTACATGAGGACAAAGAAGGGAGAGAGACTTCATGTCATCCAGGCCAAGTTTGAGTCCAAACTTAGCAAGCTGATCAAGTGCTTCTTTCATTAGACCAGTGGTTACCTTCCTACCCTGCAAATGAAGAAAGGCGGAAAAGATATTCATGAAAGCAAACGACTTCACAACTATCTTCAACCACTGTGGACACAAGCAAGTGACCCCAACACCATCAATGCCACAATATCCCTTCACACATGCCCTCTTGAACAACTTGCACTGTCCAAGAGGCAAATCAGATAAACAATTCACCGACTCCAAAACCTTCGAAAAAACCTCACAACTACGCTCTCCAAGAGCAGTATGACTAGTACTATCCAATGTATTCAATATAAGATGATAAGGAAGCTCTATCCCCTTTTCACCCTCCACAGTTTTATTTTTATTCGTCTCAAAATTAGATACATTATTATGGTCAATTTCTTGGGTAGTTTGGCGTAATTCTGACAAATCTTCCATTATATTGGACCATGTTGTATCCGCAAGATTCGAAGTTGAAGCATTGAAAACAACATTAGCTGGATTTGGTTTCTCTGTTGAAGTCGGCTCCTTCTTGACGAATGGAATCAAAACGAGAAACTCACCGTCTTGGATGAGATAAGAACCAATTTCATCAAGCAGTTGCAATTTACTGCCCTGAAACCAAAAATGTGTGAGGCTCTAGCATTACCATCTATGAACTGCGAACACCTCAGAACACGACACTGACACGGCAATactgataataatttgaaaaatgaataaattaaacgtaatatCAAGTGTTTCAGAAGTTTCGGTGCCACAAAGTTGAACTAGAATGGTAATGTTTCTACAATACTGTGTGAATTACAAACATTTGAAGAGAGAAAGAGATCAAGTACCTTGAAAAAGAGATGGAAATTGGGGGAATTGGTGGCGGGAGAGAAAGAGTGGTTGAGTAGAAGCTTGAGGTGTTGGACGGTGGCAGTGGGAGTGATGTGAAGAGTGATAGAATCGCCAGTTAGGGTTCGGATTTGGATTTCCTTCTTGTTGATGTCTGCCATTGACGACCTGGCAATGGCAACTGCGTGGGAAATGTTTTCGGCGCTTGTTCGTTTTCTTTTTTCTATGCCATTTTCTTTACTATTCGAATTTCTAACAAAAACTTCCATAGTACTCATTCCCTCTTTCTTTAATTataaacacttaaaaatgaaaaaatcttATGTATAAGCTATTCTTTTAATTGTTAAAAGAAATTAATGTTGactttaataattataaattatccatattgaaatttgaaaaataagtAATCCttgttataagaaaaatatttttttttaataatgtagACGATTTGAAAGCTAGAAAcacgaaaatttaaaaaattttaaaaaaataatttaaaagtcaaaaatacgaaaagaaaaaaaaaacagagggACGAAGGGTTTTATACGCACTTTTCTCTTCCTAAAGACTACAGTTATGTAGTGGGAGAGAGGATAGTTAAAGAGAGGAATGATGGAGGAACACATAGAATAGCTTCATAGTTTGGGGATAATTCGTACAAAGATATGGTATTGGGACAGAAAATCTGAAAAATATGAGGGTTCAACGAATCAAAAAAAGCGAAGGATTTGATGGAGTGAAAATGGAAATAATGGAGGGATGAACGTGGATGAACATATTGAGAGAATGTATGCTTGTCTTGAGTTTATTCTCTCTTGGTATGAGGGGAAGAGATTCACAAACCATGGTGAATATAAGTTATTGTGAAGCTTCTAAGGAGAATAATCAGATACAAGGTGTTGGAGACCAGATTGAAACACATGTGGATAAGGAATGGTGTAAGTAATATCATTATCTAAGAAATTATTATTACCTAGTCAAATTCTCTCATGATGAATATCATAATGATGCAATCATGGATAGGCCTTGGTTTATCTATGATCACTACTTAATCGTGAAGAAGTGGAGTCCGAATTTTCATCCTACAAGTGATAGGATTGAGAAGGTTGATGTTTGGGTTTGAGTGTTCGGTTTTCCAATAGAACATTATGACTCACAAGTGTTAACATTTATTGGTAATAGGATTGACAAGATAGTAAAAGGTTAGTAAGCATACTTTGATGCAAGAATGTCAAAAATATGCTTGGTTGTCTGTTGAAGTTGATTTCACAAACCCATTTCTAGTCATGTTCACCATTAAAGGGGGGAAGTATAATGTTGAGTATGAAGGGCTACATCTTTTGTGTATTAACTATGGTAGGTTTGGACATTATAATAACAAAGCAATTCTTTGGGAGTAAAATGAAGAGAATAGTTGTGAAAACTCGAGATGTAAGAGGATGGTTCAAAAGTCAATGAGGGTTAGAAACACATAGAGAAGGAAGTTGTGGTGGCAGTAGGCGATGACGGTAAAACGCCGGTGATCGTAAAAGCAGACACCAAGTTTATGGGATCCACGATGGCTAACATGAATGTATATTCAAGTGGTATGGGGTATAGATTCGTAGCATTAAGTCTTTAAGACTCCAAAATTGGCAAGTGTAGATCAAAATAATAATGAACAAATTAGTGGAGAGTCAACTATGAAATCAATGCAAAAACAGCCAGAGATAAAAAAGTGTGAATTTGATGGAGTCCAATCATGAGGTGATAAAGAATAATAAGTTGAAAAGGGATATCAATGGGTCCGAAATGCATAAGAATCTATGAAGAGTAACGACGTTAGTCATAGTAAAGGGCAATCATTACTAGAAAAATTAGGCAAGAATTAAAAATGGCCACACGTGTTAGAGGCACAAGTTTCAAAGGAAAATGTGTGGGGAACCATaagaaaataaatgagaatctaGCGGGAATTTTGGAGGAAACAGTGTGGCTAATATCATGGCTTCTTTTTCGCATACTAAAAATAAGATGGGATGACAACAAGGTACACTTGGTCTACAAAAGAATGATGACATGGCAAAACAGACTAAAAAAATACAAGAAGGTAGGCCAAAGTTGTCCAAGACTTTAGGACTTAAAAAATGTTGTAGATCCAAATGTGCCAAGACCCATATGGGAAAGGTACATCCCACATAACTTGTACTAATCACAAAGTTATAAAGGAAACTAAAAAACTGATTATTAACGAGTTCATTGATGCAATTGATCAAAGAAATTTGGAGTCGTCTAAATCTGAGATGGAGGCGGTTAATGAGACACCAAGTTGGGACCTAGGTTTGACTTTGTAGGGATTCCACTTTTTTCATGACTTTCTAATGATGAgtaaactaaaaaatattttggtgtgGAAATGCTGAGGCGCAACCAACActatatttactataataattaGAATTCTAATACATATTATACTTCTCGTAATGCCCATTTAAAAACTGATTAAAAGGAGTTATTCATGGACAAGTTAGTAATTTCCCATTTTTAATCATTATTACTTGCAACTAATTATCAACCTACTTTAATTTAcagattt encodes:
- the LOC131640953 gene encoding uncharacterized protein LOC131640953 isoform X2, coding for MADINKKEIQIRTLTGDSITLHITPTATVQHLKLLLNHSFSPATNSPNFHLFFKGSKLQLLDEIGSYLIQDGEFLVLIPFVKKEPTSTEKPNPANVVFNASTSNLADTTWSNIMEDLSELRQTTQEIDHNNVSNFETNKNKTVEGEKGIELPYHLILNTLDSTSHTALGERSCEVFSKVLESVNCLSDLPLGQCKLFKRACVKGYCGIDGVGVTCLCPQWLKIVVKSFAFMNIFSAFLHLQGRKVTTGLMKEALDQLAKFGLKLGLDDMKSLSLLCPHLVCFVDDIEKASFGDVIVVVNHSSNNEDQIEDNLKRARRPLYVSKIVSTLKRRECSFRKCLGWAFEQLQFEIGDEMSARISFEELLAAVKDHDFTRKENKSKRVKRSSTSSRSDMDRIGCHDTRSLMAVDMVEHLKKGIGSEGQIVHIEDICARKAIYSEIPAELSEKMRSALDYIGVSKLYSHQAESIEASLVGKNVVVATMTSSGKSVCYNLPVLEELLKNSSSCALYIFPTKALAQDQLRSLLHMTKEFDADLNIGIYDGDTSHSERTRLRDHSRLLITNPDMLHISILPHHRLFGRILSNLRFLVIDETHTYKGTFGCHTALILRRLKRLCSHVYGAVPSFIFSTATSANPQEHSMELANLSKVELFQKDGSPSARKLFILWNPALRPKAIFNKTRFSMDNDELADESTNFVRSSPIVDVSRLLAEMVQHGLRCIAFCKSRKLCELVLSYAREILHETAPHLLDSVCAYRGGYIAEERRKIESALFGGKICGVAATNALELGIDVGEIDVTLHLGFPGSIASLWQQAGRGGRRDRPSLAIYVAFGGPLDQYFMKNPRKLFERPIECCHIDTQNKQVLEQHLVCAAHEHPLSVQYDEQYFGACLESVLNSLKDRGYLCPDLSDSSRIWNYIGPEKLPSQAVNIRAIETVRYSVIDQKKNEVLEEIEESKAFFQVYEGAVYLRQGKTYLVEKLDLSSKTAFCKEADLKYYTKTRDYTDIHVIGGNIAYPVIDSIMFPKTNVRANVCQVTTTWFGFYRIWKGSNQIIDSVDLALPQYSYESQCALSLLKGSLGSCATINKRSSGQAKL
- the LOC131640953 gene encoding uncharacterized protein LOC131640953 isoform X3, with the translated sequence MADINKKEIQIRTLTGDSITLHITPTATVQHLKLLLNHSFSPATNSPNFHLFFKGSKLQLLDEIGSYLIQDGEFLVLIPFVKKEPTSTEKPNPANVVFNASTSNLADTTWSNIMEDLSELRQTTQEIDHNNVSNFETNKNKTVEGEKGIELPYHLILNTLDSTSHTALGERSCEVFSKVLESVNCLSDLPLGQCKLFKRACVKGYCGIDGVGVTCLCPQWLKIVVKSFAFMNIFSAFLHLQGRKVTTGLMKEALDQLAKFGLKLGLDDMKSLSLLCPHLVCFVDDIEKASFGDVIVVVNHSSNNEDQIEDNLKRARRPLYVSKIVSTLKRRECSFRKCLGWAFEQLQFEIGDEMSARISFEELLAAVKDHDFTRKENKSKRVKRSSTSSRSDMDRIGCHDTRSLMAVDMVEHLKKGIGSEGQIVHIEDICARKAIYSEIPAELSEKMRSALDYIGVSKLYSHQAESIEASLVGKNVVVATMTSSGKSVCYNLPVLEELLKNSSSCALYIFPTKALAQDQLRSLLHMTKEFDADLNIGIYDGDTSHSERTRLRDHSRLLITNPDMLHISILPHHRLFGRILSNLRFLVIDETHTYKGTFGCHTALILRRLKRLCSHVYGAVPSFIFSTATSANPQEHSMELANLSKVELFQKDGSPSARKLFILWNPALRPKAIFNKTRFSMDNDELADESTNFVRSSPIVDVSRLLAEMVQHGLRCIAFCKSRKLCELVLSYAREILHETAPHLLDSVCAYRGGYIAEERRKIESALFGGKICGVAATNALELGIDVGEIDVTLHLGFPGSIASLWQQAGRGGRRDRPSLAIYVAFGGPLDQYFMKNPRKLFERPIECCHIDTQNKQVLEQHLVCAAHEHPLSVQYDEQYFGACLESVLNSLKDRGYLCPDLSDSSRIWNYIGPEKLPSQAVNIRAIETVRYSVIDQKKNEVLEEIEESKAFFQVYEGAVYLRQGKTYLVEKLDLSSKTAFCKEADLKYYTKTRDYTDIHVIGGLSSN
- the LOC131640953 gene encoding uncharacterized protein LOC131640953 isoform X1; the protein is MADINKKEIQIRTLTGDSITLHITPTATVQHLKLLLNHSFSPATNSPNFHLFFKGSKLQLLDEIGSYLIQDGEFLVLIPFVKKEPTSTEKPNPANVVFNASTSNLADTTWSNIMEDLSELRQTTQEIDHNNVSNFETNKNKTVEGEKGIELPYHLILNTLDSTSHTALGERSCEVFSKVLESVNCLSDLPLGQCKLFKRACVKGYCGIDGVGVTCLCPQWLKIVVKSFAFMNIFSAFLHLQGRKVTTGLMKEALDQLAKFGLKLGLDDMKSLSLLCPHLVCFVDDIEKASFGDVIVVVNHSSNNEDQIEDNLKRARRPLYVSKIVSTLKRRECSFRKCLGWAFEQLQFEIGDEMSARISFEELLAAVKDHDFTRKENKSKRVKRSSTSSRSDMDRIGCHDTRSLMAVDMVEHLKKGIGSEGQIVHIEDICARKAIYSEIPAELSEKMRSALDYIGVSKLYSHQAESIEASLVGKNVVVATMTSSGKSVCYNLPVLEELLKNSSSCALYIFPTKALAQDQLRSLLHMTKEFDADLNIGIYDGDTSHSERTRLRDHSRLLITNPDMLHISILPHHRLFGRILSNLRFLVIDETHTYKGTFGCHTALILRRLKRLCSHVYGAVPSFIFSTATSANPQEHSMELANLSKVELFQKDGSPSARKLFILWNPALRPKAIFNKTRFSMDNDELADESTNFVRSSPIVDVSRLLAEMVQHGLRCIAFCKSRKLCELVLSYAREILHETAPHLLDSVCAYRGGYIAEERRKIESALFGGKICGVAATNALELGIDVGEIDVTLHLGFPGSIASLWQQAGRGGRRDRPSLAIYVAFGGPLDQYFMKNPRKLFERPIECCHIDTQNKQVLEQHLVCAAHEHPLSVQYDEQYFGACLESVLNSLKDRGYLCPDLSDSSRIWNYIGPEKLPSQAVNIRAIETVRYSVIDQKKNEVLEEIEESKAFFQVYEGAVYLRQGKTYLVEKLDLSSKTAFCKEADLKYYTKTRDYTDIHVIGGNIAYPVIDSIMFPKTNVRANVCQVTTTWFGFYRIWKGSNQIIDSVDLALPQYSYESQAVWVPVPQSIKEAVVKQNYDFRGGLHAASHAILHVVPLHIMCNLSDLAPECPNPHDSRYYPERILIYDQHPGGSGISVQAQPHFTKFLAAALEVLTGCRCRADVGCPNCIQSFACHEYNEVLHKDAAIMIIKGILDAEN